A genomic window from Xenorhabdus cabanillasii includes:
- a CDS encoding DMT family transporter: MNIRITPQLAVILTLIATFLWGSNFQVTKIVLVDLPPWTASGERFVFAVLCIFIFMMFRRKINGRVFKKNWLAFICLGGIGIAGFNGALFVGLQHGHPVTAALIMATTPVSANILEAIINRHFPEIIRVVGMIISLLGVALVITNGQLIFGSTLHIEKGVLIIFVGSLGWAIYTVGIRVFVTEATPLETTSWTMFFGMIILVIVAISVESPVPALLSAPLESHLASIYMGIAGSFLAYLFWNIGITVRGAGKTAIFFNFVPIFALMIQIIVENRFSLIQFIGSTLTIIGVLLGQGTIKIFQRTLL, from the coding sequence ATGAACATACGAATAACGCCACAGTTAGCGGTTATTCTGACGTTGATTGCGACATTTTTATGGGGTTCAAACTTTCAGGTCACCAAAATAGTTCTTGTAGATCTCCCTCCGTGGACAGCTTCTGGTGAGCGTTTTGTTTTTGCTGTCTTATGTATTTTCATTTTTATGATGTTCAGAAGAAAAATTAATGGCAGGGTGTTTAAGAAAAACTGGCTGGCTTTTATTTGCCTTGGAGGAATTGGTATCGCGGGGTTTAATGGAGCATTGTTTGTTGGTCTCCAACATGGACATCCCGTGACTGCTGCATTAATAATGGCAACGACACCAGTTTCTGCCAATATTTTAGAAGCCATTATTAACCGCCATTTTCCTGAAATAATACGAGTGGTCGGAATGATTATTAGCTTACTTGGTGTGGCACTAGTAATTACCAATGGTCAGTTGATTTTTGGTAGCACGCTTCATATAGAAAAAGGGGTATTGATTATTTTTGTCGGGAGTCTCGGTTGGGCAATTTATACCGTTGGAATTCGTGTATTTGTTACAGAAGCAACTCCACTTGAAACCACCAGTTGGACAATGTTTTTTGGCATGATTATATTGGTAATAGTTGCAATTTCTGTTGAATCTCCTGTTCCTGCATTATTATCAGCACCACTTGAGAGCCATTTGGCGAGTATTTATATGGGTATTGCTGGTTCTTTTCTTGCCTATCTTTTTTGGAATATAGGCATTACTGTTCGTGGGGCAGGTAAGACAGCAATATTTTTTAATTTTGTACCTATTTTTGCATTGATGATACAGATAATTGTAGAGAACAGGTTCAGCTTAATTCAGTTTATTGGTAGTACTCTTACTATTATAGGCGTCCTGTTGGGGCAAGGTACTATCAAAATATTCCAAAGAACGCTGCTGTGA
- a CDS encoding phage holin, lambda family, translating to MKEHPDLWIELMDSLRNAWPQISGSLLAIMICYGRLIYDGVERKNRWVEPFLCGALSWGFSSVLELVGIPSSMSPALGGAVGFIGVEKLREIAIRIIDKRLDEKSHN from the coding sequence ATGAAAGAACATCCTGATTTATGGATTGAACTTATGGATAGCCTGAGAAATGCTTGGCCACAGATATCCGGTTCCTTGCTGGCTATTATGATCTGTTATGGACGTCTGATTTATGATGGTGTAGAACGAAAAAACCGCTGGGTTGAACCTTTTTTATGTGGGGCGTTGTCATGGGGATTCTCAAGCGTACTGGAGCTGGTTGGTATTCCCAGCAGTATGTCACCCGCACTTGGTGGTGCTGTGGGCTTTATTGGTGTAGAAAAATTACGCGAAATTGCGATCCGTATCATTGATAAGCGTTTGGATGAAAAATCACATAATTAG
- a CDS encoding heme ABC transporter ATP-binding protein: protein MMSKSLLEAKNLNYFIGQRQIIKEVSLSIHQGEIVAIIGPNGAGKSTLLRLLTGYVSPNSGECLLQGIPLSQWPTQKLARIRAVMRQYSSLSFPFSVEEIIAMGRVPHENAHKQIAIDDAIALTECNELRYRNYQQLSGGEQQRVQLARTLAQLWHPEPTESCLFLDEPTSALDLYHQQHTLRLVHNLTRQRPLAVCCVLHDLNLAALYADKIILLHQGKLVASGTPQDVLRDDILKQWYRADLGVTQHPETYQPQIYLRQ from the coding sequence ATAATGTCAAAAAGTTTACTTGAAGCCAAAAATCTGAACTACTTTATTGGGCAGCGCCAAATCATCAAAGAGGTTTCGCTCTCTATCCATCAAGGAGAAATTGTTGCAATTATTGGCCCCAATGGCGCAGGTAAATCCACGCTATTACGGCTGTTAACCGGTTATGTTTCACCAAACAGTGGCGAATGCCTGTTACAAGGGATCCCGCTGTCCCAATGGCCAACCCAAAAACTTGCACGGATCCGTGCAGTAATGCGGCAATACAGTTCGCTTTCTTTTCCTTTCAGCGTGGAAGAAATTATTGCAATGGGGCGAGTCCCCCATGAAAACGCACATAAACAAATCGCTATTGATGATGCAATTGCATTAACAGAGTGTAATGAACTGAGGTATCGGAATTATCAGCAACTCTCTGGCGGAGAACAACAACGTGTTCAATTGGCAAGGACTCTGGCTCAACTCTGGCATCCAGAGCCAACAGAGTCCTGTCTGTTTTTGGATGAACCAACCTCAGCATTGGATCTTTACCATCAACAGCATACATTGCGACTTGTTCATAACCTGACCCGCCAACGCCCTCTTGCTGTCTGCTGCGTATTGCACGATCTAAATCTGGCTGCACTCTATGCGGATAAAATTATCCTATTACATCAAGGAAAGTTAGTCGCATCCGGCACACCACAGGATGTCCTGCGGGATGATATCCTTAAACAATGGTATCGGGCTGATTTAGGCGTAACCCAACATCCTGAAACTTACCAGCCGCAAATTTACCTCCGGCAATAA
- a CDS encoding FecCD family ABC transporter permease codes for MSRTQSPSFGLMLLGVLLFILAISSANMGALPLSFKTLWESSLDDPQWQIWLNIRLPRILLAILIGGALAVSGAIMQGLFRNPLADPGLLGISSGAALTVAITIVVPTFLPFSLPDDMLPESIALYGHVIAAFSGSLLVSLLIFSLNKYSHGNLSKLLLAGIAINALCMSFIGVLSYISNDQQLRQFTIWMMGSLSQIEWPTLIIAASIIIPVSLLALSQSRKLNLLQLGDEEAHYLGINVQQTKFQLLLLSALLIGCAVALSGVISFIGLVIPHLARLRFGGDHSWLLPISALGGACLLLTADTLARTLVAPAEMPVGLITGLIGAPYFLGLILKPSKGRL; via the coding sequence ATGAGTCGAACCCAATCCCCCAGCTTTGGTTTGATGTTACTGGGCGTATTGCTATTTATTCTGGCAATCAGTTCAGCCAATATGGGGGCATTGCCTCTTTCTTTTAAAACTCTGTGGGAATCCTCTTTGGATGACCCACAGTGGCAAATCTGGTTAAATATCCGGCTGCCGCGTATTCTATTGGCGATTTTGATTGGCGGTGCACTGGCTGTTTCCGGTGCCATAATGCAGGGATTATTTCGTAATCCTCTTGCTGATCCCGGATTATTAGGGATCAGCAGTGGTGCGGCACTGACTGTGGCAATAACCATTGTTGTGCCCACCTTTTTGCCTTTCTCTTTACCAGATGACATGTTACCTGAAAGTATTGCGTTGTACGGTCATGTTATTGCAGCTTTTAGTGGTAGTTTATTAGTCTCATTACTGATCTTTTCATTAAATAAATATAGCCACGGCAATTTATCGAAATTGCTGCTTGCAGGTATCGCCATTAATGCACTATGTATGTCATTTATCGGTGTATTGAGCTATATCAGTAATGACCAACAATTACGTCAGTTTACCATTTGGATGATGGGTTCACTGAGCCAGATTGAATGGCCGACACTGATTATTGCAGCTTCTATTATTATTCCCGTCAGCCTGTTAGCACTCAGTCAGTCTCGAAAACTCAATCTGCTGCAATTGGGCGATGAAGAAGCCCACTATTTAGGCATTAATGTCCAACAAACTAAGTTTCAGTTACTTCTGCTTAGTGCCTTGCTGATTGGCTGTGCAGTCGCGTTGAGTGGTGTTATCAGCTTTATTGGTTTGGTTATTCCCCACCTTGCCAGATTGCGGTTTGGCGGCGACCATTCCTGGTTATTACCAATATCAGCACTGGGTGGAGCATGTCTTTTGTTAACTGCGGATACATTGGCCAGAACGTTAGTTGCTCCCGCTGAAATGCCGGTCGGTCTGATTACCGGTTTAATTGGTGCCCCTTATTTCTTAGGGTTAATCCTTAAACCATCAAAAGGCCGTTTGTAA
- a CDS encoding heme/hemin ABC transporter substrate-binding protein, whose protein sequence is MKKWLLTFMLAISSSAFSAERIVTIGGDVSEIVFALGEGQHVVARDSTSQNPKEILSLPDVGYMRMLNSEGILSMRPSLVITSELAQPSLALKQVEDSGIKVIKVTSKASLEAVPEKIKTAAKAVNQEKRGEELITQYQRQLAAIPTSDIPTKVMFVMSHGGIMPMAAGQQTAADKIIHAIGAKNAMQGFKGYRPLSQEGVIASQPDLLLVSTEGLKTLGGEEKLWQLPGLNFTPAGKKKQVVVVDEMSLLGFGIHTPEVMKQVREAAEKVQ, encoded by the coding sequence ATGAAAAAGTGGCTTCTAACATTTATGCTTGCCATCTCCTCCAGTGCGTTCTCCGCTGAACGTATTGTCACAATTGGCGGTGATGTGTCTGAAATCGTTTTTGCACTTGGCGAAGGACAGCATGTTGTTGCCAGGGATAGTACCAGTCAGAACCCTAAGGAAATACTCTCATTGCCAGATGTGGGGTATATGCGAATGCTGAATTCAGAAGGGATTTTGTCTATGCGCCCGTCACTGGTGATCACTAGTGAATTGGCCCAACCTTCTCTGGCACTCAAGCAAGTCGAAGATTCCGGTATAAAAGTTATTAAAGTGACCAGCAAAGCCTCGTTAGAAGCCGTTCCTGAAAAAATCAAGACCGCCGCCAAGGCGGTCAACCAGGAAAAACGTGGTGAAGAGCTAATCACTCAATATCAACGACAATTGGCCGCAATCCCTACGTCAGACATTCCCACAAAAGTGATGTTTGTTATGAGTCACGGAGGGATTATGCCAATGGCAGCCGGCCAACAAACCGCTGCGGATAAGATTATTCATGCCATTGGTGCCAAAAATGCCATGCAGGGATTTAAAGGATACCGCCCTTTATCTCAGGAAGGAGTTATCGCCAGCCAGCCTGATTTGCTGCTGGTCAGCACCGAAGGACTGAAAACGCTGGGTGGTGAGGAAAAACTATGGCAACTTCCGGGCTTGAACTTTACTCCGGCAGGAAAGAAAAAACAGGTTGTCGTTGTGGATGAAATGAGCTTGCTCGGATTCGGTATCCACACCCCGGAAGTGATGAAACAAGTCCGTGAGGCTGCGGAGAAAGTGCAATGA
- a CDS encoding hemin-degrading factor yields the protein MNQSLYERYLQAKADNKAKYARDLATYLNVSEGELLHSRVGIDAKRLNVDAPTLLQELATVGETKAITRNDFAVHEQVGRYENTKFSQHVGLILNPRELDLRTFFDHWSCVFSLVEPAKNGMRHSIQFFDRQGDALHKVYTTANTDMAAWEALIEKYQTDENPALEVKPEEVPEYAEVTEELKAQLDEEWRAMTDVHQFFIMMKRHNLNRQQIFNAVKDDLAYRVENSALTQILEVAHKDQNEIMIFVGNRGCIQIFTGKLERLMPYQEENSSQKWANIFNRNFTLHLIESAIAESWITRKPTTDGFVTSLELFDADGNQIAQLYGQRTEGTPEQAQWREQIAALPKLQPEKETCVA from the coding sequence GTGAATCAGTCACTTTATGAACGTTACCTACAGGCAAAAGCGGATAATAAAGCTAAATATGCACGCGACCTGGCCACTTATCTTAATGTCAGTGAAGGAGAATTACTGCACAGTCGTGTCGGTATCGACGCAAAACGTCTGAACGTTGATGCTCCTACCCTGCTGCAAGAACTGGCAACAGTCGGTGAAACCAAGGCCATTACCCGCAATGATTTTGCTGTTCATGAACAGGTTGGTCGTTACGAAAACACAAAGTTCAGTCAGCATGTTGGTCTGATCCTAAACCCACGTGAACTAGATTTACGTACGTTCTTTGATCATTGGAGCTGTGTTTTCTCTCTGGTAGAACCTGCGAAAAATGGTATGCGTCACAGTATCCAGTTCTTTGATCGCCAGGGTGATGCTCTGCACAAAGTGTATACAACCGCAAATACTGATATGGCTGCATGGGAAGCCCTGATTGAGAAATATCAGACAGATGAAAACCCTGCGCTGGAAGTGAAACCTGAAGAAGTCCCTGAATATGCAGAAGTGACTGAAGAGCTGAAAGCACAATTAGATGAAGAGTGGCGTGCAATGACCGACGTTCACCAGTTCTTCATCATGATGAAACGTCATAATCTCAATCGCCAGCAGATTTTCAATGCTGTCAAAGATGATTTGGCTTACCGTGTAGAGAATTCCGCCCTGACTCAGATCCTTGAAGTTGCACACAAAGACCAAAATGAAATTATGATCTTCGTCGGAAATCGCGGTTGTATCCAGATCTTTACTGGTAAACTTGAGCGTCTGATGCCGTATCAGGAAGAAAACTCTTCCCAGAAATGGGCTAATATTTTTAATCGTAACTTCACCTTACACCTGATTGAAAGTGCTATTGCTGAAAGCTGGATCACACGCAAGCCAACAACAGATGGTTTCGTCACCAGCCTTGAGTTGTTCGATGCGGATGGTAACCAAATCGCCCAACTGTATGGTCAGCGTACCGAAGGTACGCCTGAGCAAGCACAGTGGCGTGAACAAATTGCCGCACTACCTAAACTGCAACCAGAAAAGGAAACTTGTGTAGCATGA
- a CDS encoding TonB-dependent hemoglobin/transferrin/lactoferrin family receptor, producing MTRIQPPNLKLSALSIVILTGLSSAHAATIQAEKTVPAENNKHHKDTLTVYATGNQRDSFEAPMMVTVVEGNSANSKVAGNANDLLRKIPGINTVDYGRANGQEISLRGYSQKGVLMLVDGVRQGTDTKHINGIFLDPSLIKQVEVVRGPSALLYGSGALGGVIAYQTVDAADLLQAGQNTGFRVFSRAGTGDHSWGFGGAAFGKTDNLDGLFSFSTRGVGNIRYGGGVKGQNDETIGNMLAKGTWTIDDNQSLGGELRYYRNKADEPKNPQDITDHSRNLRADRTTTQRDVQLTYKLNPSEYSWLNLRNDVYYSDVTINTKTKIDGFEGRKQETYGFKLENRSHLNASAFAAHQFIYGSEIYKQKQKPSSNDINGFPNADIRFASGWLQDEITIRDLPVSFIVGTRYDNYKASNDKYKDINADKWSSKGAISITPTDWSMLFASYSQAFRSPTMGEMYNDSRHFGRNYWKPNPNLRPESNETQEYGFGLRFDELLTNNDGLKFKASYFDTKAKDYISTNITADWKFTTSINIPRAKIWGWDVSMTYDTDWFSWDLAYNRTAGKDEQTGKSIDALSPDTVTSTLDIPLSSSGFSIGWIGKFTQRTQFKGVNGGDKDEYGRKVSKYAGYGVNDFYISYHGEGQLKGVTTSVVLGNAFDKQYYSSLGAPQNGRNARLFVSYQW from the coding sequence ATGACCCGAATTCAACCACCAAACCTGAAATTGTCTGCACTAAGTATTGTCATTCTGACAGGGTTGTCTTCTGCTCACGCAGCAACCATCCAAGCTGAAAAAACAGTTCCAGCAGAGAATAACAAACATCATAAAGATACGCTGACGGTTTATGCCACAGGGAATCAGCGCGACAGTTTTGAAGCACCTATGATGGTAACAGTTGTTGAAGGTAACTCAGCCAACAGTAAAGTTGCAGGCAATGCAAATGACTTACTGCGCAAGATCCCCGGGATTAATACTGTGGATTACGGGCGTGCTAACGGGCAAGAAATCAGTCTGCGTGGTTACTCTCAAAAAGGCGTTTTAATGCTGGTTGATGGCGTTCGTCAGGGTACTGATACCAAGCACATTAATGGCATTTTCCTTGATCCCTCACTGATTAAACAAGTTGAAGTTGTCCGTGGCCCATCCGCCCTGCTCTATGGCAGTGGTGCATTAGGTGGGGTCATTGCCTATCAGACGGTTGATGCAGCAGATCTCTTACAGGCGGGACAAAATACGGGCTTTCGTGTTTTTAGTCGTGCCGGAACCGGGGATCACAGTTGGGGATTCGGCGGAGCCGCATTTGGTAAAACCGATAATCTTGATGGTTTATTCAGTTTCAGCACCCGTGGTGTTGGCAATATTCGTTACGGTGGCGGGGTAAAAGGCCAGAATGATGAAACTATCGGCAATATGCTGGCAAAAGGGACATGGACAATTGATGACAACCAGTCACTTGGCGGCGAGCTGCGTTATTACCGCAATAAAGCTGATGAGCCGAAAAATCCACAAGATATCACTGACCATAGCAGAAACTTGCGGGCAGATCGCACAACGACACAACGTGATGTACAACTGACTTATAAACTCAACCCTTCAGAGTATAGCTGGCTGAACCTAAGGAATGACGTTTATTATTCTGATGTAACCATCAATACCAAAACTAAAATAGATGGCTTTGAAGGCCGTAAACAGGAAACTTATGGGTTCAAACTGGAAAACCGTTCTCACTTGAATGCAAGTGCCTTTGCTGCACATCAATTTATTTATGGTAGCGAAATATATAAACAGAAACAAAAACCAAGCAGCAATGATATAAATGGATTCCCGAATGCGGATATCCGTTTTGCATCTGGTTGGTTGCAAGACGAAATAACTATTCGTGATTTGCCGGTTTCATTTATCGTCGGTACACGTTATGACAATTACAAAGCATCAAACGATAAATACAAAGATATCAATGCTGATAAGTGGTCATCAAAAGGCGCTATCAGTATCACCCCAACAGATTGGTCGATGCTGTTTGCTTCTTATTCTCAGGCATTCCGTTCTCCGACAATGGGAGAGATGTATAACGATTCCAGACACTTTGGTAGAAATTACTGGAAACCTAATCCAAACTTGCGTCCTGAGAGTAATGAAACTCAGGAATATGGCTTCGGGTTACGTTTCGATGAATTACTTACCAACAATGATGGGCTGAAATTCAAAGCCAGCTATTTTGATACCAAAGCGAAAGATTATATTTCTACCAATATAACCGCTGATTGGAAGTTCACAACATCAATAAATATCCCAAGAGCCAAAATCTGGGGCTGGGATGTTTCGATGACTTATGACACAGATTGGTTCTCATGGGATCTGGCATATAACCGCACTGCCGGTAAAGATGAGCAAACCGGCAAATCTATTGATGCCCTCAGCCCTGATACAGTGACCAGTACGCTAGATATCCCTCTTTCCAGTAGCGGTTTTTCTATTGGTTGGATCGGTAAATTCACTCAACGTACCCAGTTCAAAGGGGTTAATGGTGGTGATAAAGATGAATATGGAAGAAAAGTTTCCAAATATGCAGGCTATGGTGTCAATGATTTCTACATCAGTTACCACGGTGAAGGCCAGCTAAAAGGTGTAACAACCTCTGTCGTACTCGGCAACGCTTTCGACAAGCAATATTACTCATCACTGGGCGCACCGCAGAATGGCCGCAATGCCAGACTGTTTGTCAGCTATCAGTGGTAA
- a CDS encoding 3-deoxy-7-phosphoheptulonate synthase, whose amino-acid sequence MHKTDELRTHPIDRLITPKTLSELYPISEKTLQNVTVSRRRIEAIITGNDQRLLVIIGPCSIHDVDAALDYASRLHVLRKKYQHSLEIVMRTYFEKPRTVVGWKGLISDPMLDGSCQVNKGISLARKLLIDINELGMPTATEFLDMVIGQYIADLISWGAIGARTTESQIHREMASALSCPVGFKNGTDGNIHIAIDAIRASRAGHMFLSPDKNGQMTIYQTSGNPYGHIIMRGGKKPNYSAEDITAVCQKLREFNLPEHLIVDCSHGNCQKVHRRQLDIARNISQQIQSGSTAIAGVMAESFLVEGSQKIMQGEPLTYGQSITDPCLSWQDTEQFLNILAEAVESRF is encoded by the coding sequence ATGCACAAAACAGATGAGTTAAGAACCCACCCAATTGACAGATTAATAACACCTAAAACACTTTCTGAGCTATATCCTATATCAGAAAAAACTTTGCAAAATGTGACGGTATCACGCAGACGTATTGAAGCTATTATTACAGGCAACGACCAACGTTTGCTGGTCATCATTGGGCCCTGCTCTATTCATGATGTTGATGCCGCCCTTGATTATGCCTCGCGTCTGCACGTATTGCGTAAAAAATATCAGCACAGTCTGGAAATCGTAATGCGAACCTACTTCGAAAAACCTCGTACTGTTGTTGGCTGGAAGGGGTTAATTTCAGACCCTATGTTGGATGGCTCCTGTCAGGTCAATAAAGGGATTTCACTCGCCCGTAAGTTATTAATTGATATTAATGAGTTGGGAATGCCCACTGCCACAGAATTTTTGGATATGGTCATCGGGCAATATATTGCAGATTTAATTAGCTGGGGAGCAATCGGTGCAAGAACAACAGAAAGCCAAATCCACCGGGAAATGGCCTCTGCACTGTCATGTCCGGTCGGATTTAAAAATGGTACTGACGGTAATATTCATATTGCTATTGATGCAATACGGGCATCACGTGCCGGACATATGTTCTTGTCACCCGATAAAAATGGACAGATGACCATCTATCAGACCAGCGGAAATCCTTATGGGCATATCATTATGCGTGGTGGAAAAAAACCGAATTACAGTGCTGAAGATATTACAGCAGTTTGTCAGAAATTACGCGAATTCAACCTGCCAGAACACTTGATCGTAGATTGCAGTCATGGAAACTGTCAGAAAGTTCACCGCCGACAACTGGATATAGCCAGAAATATCAGCCAACAGATCCAGTCTGGTTCAACGGCTATTGCGGGTGTCATGGCAGAAAGTTTTTTAGTCGAAGGTTCTCAAAAAATCATGCAGGGAGAACCTCTGACCTACGGACAATCTATTACTGACCCATGCCTTAGCTGGCAAGATACCGAACAATTCCTTAATATTCTGGCTGAAGCAGTTGAAAGTCGGTTCTGA
- the ppsR gene encoding posphoenolpyruvate synthetase regulatory kinase/phosphorylase PpsR encodes MIEIQLPQIQDNEILERSVFFISDGTAITAEVLGHAVLSQFPITITSYTLPFVTNKIRAEEIRNQINTIYQATQIRPLVFYSIISSEVKNIITSSKGFCLDIVQTLVAPLQQEIGLEPKPELHRTHGLSEKNLSQYDARIAAIDYTLAHDDGISLRNLDQAQVIILGVSRCGKTPTSLYLAMQFGIQAANYPFTADDMDNLQLPADLKPFQQKLFGLTISPERLAAIREERRENSRYASLRQCRIEITEVEALFRKNKINYLNTTNYSVEEISTKIIDSMGLKRRMF; translated from the coding sequence ATGATAGAGATCCAACTTCCTCAGATTCAGGACAATGAAATTCTGGAACGCAGTGTATTTTTCATTTCCGATGGTACAGCAATTACGGCAGAAGTTTTGGGTCATGCTGTATTGTCCCAATTCCCGATTACTATCACGTCTTATACCTTACCCTTTGTAACCAACAAAATAAGAGCAGAAGAAATCAGGAACCAGATAAATACCATCTATCAGGCAACACAAATCAGGCCATTAGTTTTTTATTCCATCATTTCCAGTGAAGTTAAAAATATTATCACCAGCAGTAAAGGTTTTTGCCTGGATATTGTCCAGACTCTCGTAGCACCATTACAGCAAGAAATCGGACTGGAACCTAAACCTGAATTACACCGTACCCATGGTTTATCTGAAAAAAATCTGAGTCAATATGATGCCCGTATCGCAGCCATTGATTACACCCTCGCACACGATGATGGTATTTCATTACGCAATCTCGATCAGGCTCAGGTGATTATTCTGGGTGTTTCCCGCTGTGGAAAAACACCCACCAGCCTCTATCTTGCCATGCAATTCGGCATTCAAGCCGCAAACTATCCTTTCACTGCTGATGATATGGATAATCTGCAATTGCCTGCCGATCTAAAACCTTTCCAGCAGAAACTGTTCGGATTGACAATAAGCCCGGAAAGACTGGCCGCTATCCGGGAAGAACGGAGAGAAAATAGTCGTTATGCTTCATTACGGCAATGTCGGATAGAAATTACTGAGGTTGAAGCCCTATTCCGCAAAAACAAAATTAATTACTTAAATACCACCAATTATTCTGTCGAAGAGATTTCAACCAAAATTATTGACAGTATGGGATTGAAACGGCGCATGTTCTGA